In Rhizobium sp. ZPR4, a genomic segment contains:
- a CDS encoding helix-turn-helix domain-containing protein, whose protein sequence is MTAAPYQPGNNDDCRKVIEILGRMGDKWTVLAIAMLVERPRRFNELKRMIGGVSQQMLTRTLKALEREGMVTRTVYPTIPPQVEYGLTELGRSLSVPLTHLAAWVVEHLGEIETHRASYDAEG, encoded by the coding sequence ATGACTGCTGCTCCCTATCAGCCGGGAAACAATGACGACTGCCGCAAGGTGATCGAAATTCTCGGCCGCATGGGCGATAAATGGACGGTGCTTGCCATCGCCATGCTGGTGGAGCGGCCGCGGCGCTTCAACGAACTGAAGCGGATGATCGGCGGCGTTTCCCAGCAGATGCTGACCCGCACCCTGAAGGCCCTGGAGCGTGAGGGAATGGTGACGAGAACGGTCTATCCGACCATACCGCCCCAGGTCGAATATGGCCTGACCGAGCTCGGGCGTTCGCTATCGGTACCCCTGACGCATCTTGCGGCATGGGTGGTGGAACATCTGGGCGAGATCGAAACGCACCGCGCGTCCTACGATGCGGAGGGATAG
- a CDS encoding SDR family NAD(P)-dependent oxidoreductase — translation MTDRKTIAIFGAGTGLGASLAARFGREGYRVALVARNAASLEERVAELNSIGIEAAAFPADLYNVDGISALVQSMEARFGSIDVAVYAPVPSDVGFTPAAELNAAKLQSAATIFAFSPVEVSHAVLPGMLKRGDGAVVIVGGLSAVVPMPGFARLGPVMAAARNYALTLNAELGPQGIYAGTVSIGGLIDRSAGKRALEANGVKLDGAFPTLDPDDIAQEIWSLVSERSRAEAILPPLPSA, via the coding sequence ATGACTGACAGGAAAACGATCGCAATTTTCGGAGCGGGCACCGGGCTCGGCGCCTCGCTTGCGGCACGCTTCGGGCGAGAAGGCTACCGAGTAGCACTCGTCGCACGCAATGCCGCATCGCTTGAAGAACGCGTTGCAGAGCTCAACAGCATAGGTATCGAAGCAGCTGCTTTCCCCGCCGATCTCTATAATGTCGATGGCATTTCCGCCCTCGTTCAGTCCATGGAGGCGCGTTTCGGTTCGATAGACGTCGCCGTCTATGCGCCAGTCCCATCCGATGTCGGCTTCACGCCCGCCGCCGAACTCAACGCAGCAAAGCTTCAGTCGGCGGCGACCATCTTTGCTTTCTCGCCCGTCGAAGTGTCGCATGCCGTATTGCCCGGTATGCTGAAGCGCGGCGACGGCGCTGTCGTCATCGTCGGCGGATTGTCGGCCGTGGTGCCGATGCCGGGTTTCGCCCGTCTCGGTCCGGTCATGGCGGCTGCGCGCAACTACGCCCTGACGCTGAATGCCGAACTGGGACCTCAAGGCATCTATGCAGGCACTGTGAGCATTGGCGGCCTTATCGACCGTTCGGCCGGAAAGCGTGCCCTGGAGGCCAATGGCGTGAAGCTCGATGGGGCGTTCCCGACCCTCGATCCCGACGATATCGCACAAGAGATCTGGAGCCTCGTTTCCGAGCGCAGCCGGGCCGAAGCCATTCTCCCGCCACTGCCTTCGGCATGA
- a CDS encoding ABC transporter permease, whose amino-acid sequence MTKSVHPALIAFTALVFLFLLAPLVIIIGAAFSDTTYLTFPPQGLTLHWFSNIFQIEAFRTTAITSLELAFLGTALSLLIGVPAAYAISRYRVELPRWLSTLFVLPILVPEIVFGFSLMKSITIGLGLPIFPSLLIGHALLVLPYSVRVVSASLASFDFSIEEAAISLGCPPLKTFLTIVLPNIRAGVIAAFILAFITSINDVSVSVFLTGPGISTLPIQILAHMEQFFDPTIASVSVLLMLVTVAVMAIVEATLGLTFLTK is encoded by the coding sequence ATGACAAAGTCCGTCCACCCCGCACTTATCGCTTTCACGGCCCTTGTCTTCCTGTTCCTGCTGGCGCCGCTCGTCATCATCATCGGCGCCGCCTTCAGCGACACCACCTATCTCACCTTCCCGCCGCAGGGCCTGACGCTGCATTGGTTCTCGAACATCTTTCAGATCGAAGCCTTCCGCACGACGGCGATCACCAGCCTGGAACTGGCCTTCCTCGGAACCGCACTTTCGCTTTTGATCGGCGTACCTGCGGCCTATGCCATCAGCCGCTACAGGGTCGAACTGCCGCGCTGGCTTTCGACGCTCTTCGTGCTGCCGATCCTTGTTCCGGAAATCGTCTTCGGCTTTTCACTGATGAAATCGATCACCATCGGGCTTGGGCTGCCGATCTTTCCGAGCCTCTTGATCGGCCATGCACTGCTGGTGCTGCCCTATTCGGTGCGCGTCGTCAGCGCCAGCCTCGCGAGTTTTGATTTCTCGATCGAGGAAGCGGCGATCAGCCTCGGCTGCCCGCCTCTTAAGACGTTTCTGACCATCGTGCTGCCGAATATCCGCGCCGGCGTCATTGCCGCCTTCATCCTCGCCTTCATCACCTCCATCAATGATGTCTCCGTCTCGGTCTTCCTGACCGGTCCCGGCATCTCCACCCTTCCGATCCAGATCCTCGCCCACATGGAACAGTTCTTCGACCCGACCATCGCCTCGGTTTCCGTGCTGCTGATGCTCGTGACCGTCGCCGTCATGGCGATCGTCGAAGCGACCCTGGGCCTCACCTTCCTGACAAAGTAG
- a CDS encoding ABC transporter ATP-binding protein, translated as MTVSLSINSISAHYGKTAVLQDLSLSVAAGELVSLLGSSGCGKTTTLRLVAGFLQPTSGTIKLGDRDLTTLPAHARDIGLVFQNYALFPHLTVLENVAFGLKQRRMATQERLLKAKAMFERVGLSGLGDRLPSALSGGQKQRVALARALVIEPPLLMFDEPLSNLDAKLRVDMRVEIRQLQRANGTTSLYVTHDQEEAFSISDRVAIMNAGRIMQLDTPEILYRKPANSFVARFVGFENLLPLRVVDRAGVLVTAEAVGGAKITLSQDDFGPIPDSFVLGCRADGLSVRREGNGLPTVLGTRTYLGRAYQYQCETAAGAIVANGALSEPMAAGSSAVLLPVSEQCCILSPEA; from the coding sequence GTGACCGTATCGCTCTCCATCAATTCCATCAGCGCCCATTACGGCAAGACGGCCGTCCTGCAGGATCTCTCGCTTTCCGTCGCGGCCGGCGAACTGGTTTCGCTGCTCGGCTCGAGCGGCTGCGGCAAGACGACGACTTTGCGGCTCGTCGCCGGCTTCCTGCAGCCGACGAGCGGCACGATCAAGCTCGGCGACCGCGACCTGACGACGTTGCCGGCGCACGCCAGGGATATCGGCCTGGTGTTCCAGAACTACGCGCTGTTTCCGCATCTGACTGTGCTCGAAAATGTCGCATTCGGCCTGAAACAGCGCCGGATGGCAACACAGGAGCGCCTGCTGAAGGCTAAGGCCATGTTCGAGCGCGTCGGCCTTTCCGGCCTTGGCGACCGCCTGCCTTCGGCCCTGTCAGGCGGTCAGAAGCAACGCGTTGCGCTGGCACGCGCCCTCGTCATCGAGCCACCGCTTTTGATGTTCGACGAGCCGCTTTCCAATCTGGATGCCAAGCTTCGGGTCGACATGCGGGTGGAGATCCGCCAGCTGCAACGCGCCAATGGCACGACATCGCTTTATGTCACGCACGATCAAGAGGAAGCCTTCTCGATCTCCGATCGTGTCGCCATCATGAATGCCGGCCGTATCATGCAGCTCGATACGCCAGAGATCCTCTACCGCAAGCCCGCCAACAGCTTCGTCGCCCGCTTCGTCGGCTTCGAAAATCTGCTGCCGCTGCGGGTCGTCGATCGGGCGGGCGTACTGGTGACGGCGGAGGCTGTAGGCGGCGCGAAGATCACGCTGTCACAGGATGATTTCGGTCCTATTCCGGACAGCTTTGTCCTCGGTTGCCGTGCGGACGGGCTTTCGGTTCGACGCGAAGGCAACGGTCTGCCAACTGTTTTGGGAACACGCACCTATCTTGGCCGCGCCTATCAGTATCAGTGCGAAACGGCGGCCGGTGCTATCGTCGCCAATGGCGCCTTATCGGAGCCGATGGCGGCAGGAAGCAGCGCAGTGCTGCTGCCTGTGTCCGAGCAATGCTGCATCCTCTCACCGGAGGCGTAG